From one Acidobacteriota bacterium genomic stretch:
- a CDS encoding YicC family protein produces the protein MGTLHSMTGFASGSRAIGGYLVSIQMKAVNNRYLDIFLKFPAASVELEQAVRDTVKAALQRGRVDVWVELQPAAGGAPPLNTDLVRQFHAQLAPLADELKLTLQMRDLLTLPGVLKASAESATADAAFQAGLLELLREVLAAFAAMRAREGANLREVMAGILDAVTVRIEAIAAHQETVRQHCLARWQKRLGELLTGAGEPDPARLLQEAAYQAERADIAEELDRFRSHLQQFRDVLAAGGPAGKKLDFILQELNREANTILSKTDLIEISRLGIDLKADIEKLREQIQNIE, from the coding sequence ATGGGCACACTCCATTCCATGACCGGTTTCGCCAGCGGCTCCCGGGCCATCGGCGGCTATCTTGTGTCGATCCAGATGAAGGCGGTGAACAACCGCTACCTGGACATTTTTCTCAAGTTCCCGGCGGCCTCCGTGGAGCTGGAGCAGGCGGTGCGCGACACCGTCAAGGCGGCGCTGCAGCGCGGCCGGGTGGACGTCTGGGTGGAGCTGCAGCCGGCCGCCGGCGGCGCGCCGCCGCTCAACACCGACCTCGTCCGCCAGTTCCACGCGCAGCTCGCGCCGCTGGCCGACGAGCTGAAGCTGACCCTGCAGATGCGGGATTTACTCACCCTGCCCGGCGTGCTCAAGGCGTCCGCCGAGTCGGCGACGGCCGACGCCGCATTCCAGGCCGGGCTGCTGGAATTGCTCCGCGAGGTGCTGGCCGCCTTCGCGGCGATGCGCGCCCGGGAAGGGGCGAATCTGCGGGAAGTGATGGCCGGGATCCTGGACGCCGTCACCGTCCGGATCGAAGCGATCGCCGCGCACCAGGAGACGGTGCGGCAGCACTGTCTGGCGCGCTGGCAGAAGCGGCTGGGGGAGCTGCTGACCGGGGCGGGGGAGCCGGACCCGGCGCGGCTGCTCCAGGAGGCGGCCTATCAGGCGGAGCGCGCCGACATCGCCGAGGAGCTGGACCGCTTCCGCTCCCACCTGCAGCAGTTCCGCGATGTGCTCGCCGCCGGCGGGCCGGCGGGCAAGAAGCTCGACTTCATCCTGCAGGAGCTCAACCGCGAGGCGAACACCATCCTGTCGAAGACCGATCTCATCGAGATCAGCCGCCTGGGCATCGACCTCAAGGCCGACATCGAAAAGCTCCGGGAGCAGATTCAGAATATCGAATAA